In the Drosophila willistoni isolate 14030-0811.24 chromosome 3R, UCI_dwil_1.1, whole genome shotgun sequence genome, ATGCAAAACTTTTGCCATGTCCATTTTTTGGCAATGGATTTACGAGTTAATGCAACAAGATAATTTCCAGCGACATCAAATGAAAAAGTTTCTACTCAGCGCAGAAAAAAAAGGGCAAGACTGAGTCATGATTTTGGATTTCGGCTATGAGTTTGAGTTTGGGGGGCGCTTGAGTTAAATGCAGTTGCTTGAAACGTAATCAAACATTAATTGCACTTGGCACAATATCAACTTTGTTTGCTCAGAATTGCACAAGTCGCTGGGGTCAAATTATTCAGCTGGGGCAAAGAattgtcgctgctgctgccagcTGACATAACAAACATTGTAAAATCTAGTATATTGTCACCCCCTTTGCTCTTTGCGTGGCATCTatctatatagtatatacCATTTGAAACCTCTTTTGGTCTtgcaatcaaatcaaaaacGAATTGAGTTGTTGCACAActagaaatggaaatggaaatgaaaacgaaaatatgACAAAGAGTTTTGCCTGCCACAGAAAGTGTGTATAGTCAGTCAGATGGCCGAGTTTCTTTTCATATAGCAGCTCTCAAGTTGATTGCAAATCGATATTGAATTGAGTACCAGAATGTACTATCATTACAAactataaatatgtatgtatgtagaaagAGTAATTAACCCATCTCTTTGCTCATTAGGTAGAGTTTTTTTCTCTGACAGACAAAGCAATAAATCAGGCAAGCGAATGCCTTTGATGAAGATGATGTGCGTCCATTAAATCCAGCACATTGAAGATTTCAATTATAAGCTTTTCCAAGCATGcacatcatcattatcatcatcatcattatggtCATAAACATCATCAATGTCGCCATCAATGCTCTCATCttcgccatcatcatcatcgtcatcatcgaTGGCCATCAcataatttcatttgatttttatttaattgaaatttataccAAACAATGGGCAAGTAAACAACATTACGGCACGAGAGTCGAGTGGGCCAAGAAGTTGGGGCATGCAGATGGTGGGGGGTTGGGGGTTGGGGGAGGACATTGTATATGAGACTGAGAAGAGCGCGTGAAAAGCGCGAATCATTCGCCTCGTCTTTGTGCAACTGCTCTGGGACTTGGGGCCTGTATTGAGAATGTGAAATCAAATGAAGAATAATGAGATTTACTGTTATTGTTGATGCCTTTTCCTGACTGGGTCGTCCTTATTCTTACATTTGATTGCTTTTGCCAGTTTTAATCATATTTCAGAACGATTCGAGTTGTGAGTTGCGGATTGTGAGTTGTGTAAAGTTTCTCAAACTGATTGCATTTGACCACaagcagagaaagagagagagagagatatggCCAAGTAATGGTATGGTCTTTGGATAATTAAAgtaatttgtattttgtggCTTTGCCAACAAAATCGACTTGTCTTAAATCAGGAGGGAATAACTTGCTTGTCAGTAAAGTGGATCTTTTCAGTCATTAGATTTAGTTGTGGTTAATGTGGGCAGCATACATTCATAGGGATTAGGCCATTTCAAAGTGAATTATCAGTAAgatgtgtatctgtgtgtgtgtgtgggttagagaagagtgagtgtgtgtgtaaccTGTTTTATGGTATGCTAGTTAATTTAACAGAAACTATGCAATCAGAAAGGTTTCATGCTATGTGGCCACTAATAATGGTTGATACTTGGCTTATATTTGGACATAAACTGAAAACTATTACCTTGCTCTCTATATATTTTAGTATTTTGCGGTTTTTATCTCTTgtcgaaatttaaattttactttttatcaCGCATACGCAAGGTGGACGGCCAGACAGCTCAGTTGGAATgctaaaaaatacaaaaatatgttgcaattgcaattttctAGGTTGCGCCTAAGGCATGGCAAATATTTGACTTTGCCTTTTACTTTTGGCATTTCGTTTTGCCATCTTGGCGGACGAGCCGACGAAAACGGCAATGACAACGACAAGATGGCCGCAATGAaaggaagaaagaaagaaaagggcAGGCAAAAAGTCAGACTGTTGAGGCCATTTGGCTAATTGCACGAACGTGCGGGCATTGCTCTTGAATCTACAGGGTGAATACAAGcattctgctgctgcttgtgctgctgccagacagacagagagacagacactTGGCAGTCACTTGGTATTAtgattgttgttggtgttgccaGCAATACCAGCGAACCCAATCCCAATCCCGCGACGCAGTCACGTTGAGTTAACAAAACTGATATAAATTATGAGAGCGCGcgtatatattttatacaacTGTCAGCACAGTTGCGACACTAAAACATATTCAGCTTCTAATTTTTTGTACTTGGAGCCAAGTTTGCAACTTCGACAAGTTTGCGACATGTTGCAGGCGCAGCCCACCCGAGGCCCACAAGAGCAAAGAAGCGAAAAGAAGAAGATATGCTTCCCTGGGCAATAAATTCGCCATTCGCACGAGACATTCGTATGCCAGCACTTCGGCTGGTTCCTTTTCCTCGTCCTCACagcataaacacacacacacacaaaagttTGTTGCCAAAAAATTTTACCGCCAATGGGTGTGAAGTTGCCAGGCATCTTCTATGCCTCTTCTTCACCAATGCCACCTACTCCTTCTGCATCCACGTCTATTTCTTAGCGCTTCACAAGCAGCACACATGCCTGTCCTATATATATACTCGCATATTTTGTTGGCGTGAAATACCTCGAGGCTTTTGGCGAGCATTTTATTTCAGTCGTcgtaaacacacacacagacacacacacgcactccTAACTATAAAGAGTGAGCACACTCAAAACACCTTCCACTGCAGAAGGCAGTCAACTTTGCGGAAAATCGTTTGAAGCGCTTTGCACTTCGTCGACATCTTTCCGCTGACTTCCCGAAAAACCATCCCAGCTTACCACTCTGTCCTGTATGTGTCCTGGGTTCTGTGTTGTGTTTTGGTGGAAAGTCCAACAACTATCATCTTGAAGCTCACTACATACTACTACTAGTTATGCTcaacaatttgttgtttgtttcgAAATATTGTTCACCTTAAAGCCTTTTACTTGGTCCCACTGCAAAAGCAACTTGGGCCATAATTCATTTTGGTGGGTTGGCTGGGGCTTCTGTTACTCTCCAGCACGTGTCAACAGACCGAGTGTGACAACGAAGATGATGCCCAGCGGCGTCTGTTGGACGGTGGTCTACCTTCCGGTGGCCACACAAAACACATCCGCACACGCACGCCGGCAAACTCGCAACCATAGccgcaaacaaacaaacaaagacaCCAAGTCTTGCCTCGGTCTCTATGGCCCTGGCAATCAATCCAAATGATATACACATTTCAGACTCAGTTCAGTTTGGTTCGGTTCGGTTCAGTTGGGTTGTGCTTTGCTTTGGTTgggtttagtttttggtatgTTTGCTTAGTTGCTGGAACAAtgaaggcagcagcagcagcagttagGTTACGTAGATTTGATGTATTTGACAGATAGACTGCTATGTCAGCTCTTGCCTGGACTCGTCATTTTTTACGGCCAAGGCCTGTAAGCAATATGTCTTAGTCGTGGtcagtctgtgtgtgtatgtgtgtgtgtgggattattgatatttaagtttttgtaGAAAATCCATAGATTAGGCTAATGCACCTAATCTTGCttgtattaaatatttattacatTAGAACTCCTCTCCCTGTCTAAGAttgtttaattcaattaaatgtCTTCATCTTCCACCTCTCTTGGCCAAAGATAAAGTCATCACATCAGACCAGGCTCAcatctaattaaaataatatgcTTGCTCTTGTTTCTTGTTCGTTTTAGCTTTTGACGGAAATATTTGCGGGGCGTAGCCggaaactctctctctctctcattcttcCCTCCTCTTCTCACTCTCTGAGCTCTGGCCAAAAAGGCTGGCTCAATGTTGGCCCAGCAATGCGTAACGAAATGCGCATAAAACAGTGAAATTTACAACCAGCAAGAGTAGCTAGCCAAAGTTCTTCTTAATGTGCCATGGCGAACCGCAGTGACCAGACCTAAACCCAGACCCAGAACCACACCAAATTCCATCTATGTATGTTCTCTTAGTTTGGTTTCTTCTCCGTATAGCTTTTGGCCCCATTTGTAGCGTTTATTCATTGTGCCTTTTTAAGAGCTTCCGTTTCGTCACGCATAACGCTTTCGAATGACAACGACACGAACATCAAAATCATCAACATTATCTGGACACGGACACGGACATGGCCATGGACATGGACACGGGGAGCACAGACCGACCGAACACAAGCCAACTGTGTTTTGCGTCTATTAAATGACTACAAAATGGCACACAAGTATGCCAGTCACTTTCTGCCACAGCTCTCGACTGTCCATGCCCCACCTCATCTCTCTTTCTGTATCCCTCAATGACTAAGGTGTTTCCCATACCCATTCCCATTGGCAGGACCAACACATCAACAAAATGGCGTCTTGTCCATGGCATTTACGAGCTTGTTTTTATCACGCATTGACATCATAGCCATTTCGAAATTTGTTGTAAATATTTGTGCATATTTTAATATAACACTAAGCCCAACTATACACTCGTAAAATTTCATTGCACTTACACTGgcttttttttcccccattgTATAAACAAcgaaaactatttaaaactTGTCATATCTTTCAGAATTTCCATTAGGGTGAGCCATTCAAAGAAGGTTTTGGATTTTCAGAGAAGTAGATGCCAGATGaattcccttttttttctcgtGTTAATCCTTATTGGAAATGATCAGTATTATTTGACATGATTTGACAACGATTTTTCAATAGTAATACCTcgatgaaaatataaaaatcatttctAAATTGTTATTCACCtttttagaaatatttctCTTTTGAAGATAATTAAAAAATCCGCTGCCAATTTTATATACATCTGTtaaaacatatataaagaAGAGAGAGACATTCATATAGCTGGtagtaaaattgtttaaattatatCCAGTTGCAGTCTTTGGATTCCGTTGGTAATCATGTCAAacatatcaaaaatttatgcatttttaaaacatttacatTGTTTAACATATTTACGTAtaaatgtgtatgtatgtatgtatgtttgtgtgtgtgtgtgtatgaacAAATAAGTAactacaaacaaacaatttatgTAATTATCTGCATTGCGCTTAATTGAttgctttattattttttcaagTGGCAGTGCTGTCCATTTTTGCCCACCATTCAGCCACAAAGCTGAGTCCAATACAAACACGAacaaggcaacaacaacaacaggatgcaggaaataaatcaaaaaggataaaaaacaaaacggaaAACAAACACAACTAGCTTAAATACACTTGCAAATATTATGTTAAGTATATGTTGGCAGTTGCCGGGGCAACATAATTACAAATGCAAACAAAGGAAATCCAAAGgcaaactgaaactgaaacttgGACCAAAGGTATCTGTATTTATCTGTGAATGTGTATAAGTTTTAGTTGGATTTTGGGCAATGCAATTGTATCACATTCACGTCAACTtcaaagaaacaaataaaaaacaaaccaatTAAATTGGTAAACATAATTTGCAAACTGAAAATTTGATTTGGAATATTGAGCCCCAACTGACAGAGGGATTACGAAATTGTTTTGTATGTATCAATAATTGGAACTCAGAAGCAAATAATCAAATGGCAAAtgcaacattttaaagccTCTTGACATTGCATTCACCGAGAGGTTGGGCCTGAGAGTGAAATGAGCAGCAACTGATtttgcctcttttttttttttttttgccaatgcACGTGTAATTGCCACTTTATATGTCAAGTGTGTGGCAATGTCGTTCGCGACCTTACTTACCCCCCCTGCCTGCCACTTGGCAACAAGCAATTCGAGTGCCTGCAATCGCACAGTTGatatcaactttttttttcttttcgtttttggcaGGTGCATTGACGCATAAATTCCAACCAAGTGGCTCTATATAGTCAAATGGGAGTGTGGGAATGGCAATGGCATATGCAAATTATAGACTGACGGATAAAgtctttatatatatgtacactcagatatatgtatgtatatatatttatcgcTCACCACACTTGTCGTGGCGTGGGCACTAATCAGTGCTCTGATTTATTTGAATGGTCATGGAATTTATGACGAGAGCTGAGCCACCACAGCCACATGACTAGCACCACCACCTGGGtagccatatatatatataactaatCCCTATCTAATTTTAAATAGCAATCTGTATACCATCCACAAATCACCTTAGCTCAAGTGTATCGAAATGAGTTTCGGCTGATTTGCAGCATTTCCCTGCCACATTTCAATCCGACACCGACCCCGACACCGACACGGACGCGGACACGGACACGGACACCTCCTTGCCAGCCAATTAGAATACAATTTCACGCACATAAATCAGATTATTTGAATACGCATGACTGATTGTCAGTTTCAGAAAATGTTCataccaaaaatttaattgagtCTGTCTTAGGTTTTTGAATTTGCCCAGAAATGTAAATTGAGCTAAACTTAAGAAGTATTGAAATTTTAGGGTAATAATTTAACTTTAACTAGAACAGTTGATAAAGAGAACTTTTTTTGGTTAAACCATGAGGTGATCTTTTACCACATACGTATATCCTTTGTATATCTATAAGTCGAGGTAAACTAATTAACtctttaattatttgtttgccTTGAAACTCGATGAGCATAAGTAATCCTAGTGAGATGTGAATGCTTTGGTCATTGACAAATCAGCACAtcatatgttttttttttaataaatgcCCATCAATCATAATAAATTGTTCATCTCTGACAAAATCATTATGCTTGAGTTGTAAATCTGCAAACATGTCAACGAGTCAAGCGTATTAATAAGCTCAAAAGTGTatgaatatattaatatacacatatgtatgtacatgtatctATTTAGCAAAGATATTTACCATCAAAAGTCAAGATAGAAGAagatgaaaatataaaatgcaTTCACAGATAGATAGCTAGACAGACATATgaagatatatgtatgaactGCCATCAAATGGATCAtttttcaattcgttttgtcAATGCGATAAGCTTTTGCTTGATTTATGATTGCAAGTTTTTCTGGGGCAAGTGTGACATGGTTTTTGGGTGGTGATGGTGGAAGAGTTATTTGGAATGTTGGAAGCTTGATAAATTTAGAATTGCCAAAACGTTATTAATTGCTAATTAACGCTGAATATGATTAATGTGTGGAGTCTAGCAATGTCGAGACAAGACGAGTCGAGTAGAGTTGAGTCGAGTTCAGCCGAGTCGTGGCGAATCGCGATGAATCTCTGACTATATATTGATGTAAAGCTATTTACAAAGGCATCCAAGCAAACCCCAATCTGGTTTGCCTATGTGAACCCTTTAGCATGAGGCAGCCACGTGTGACTTTGTTTTCACCTAACACAAGGGAGAGATGAGGAAGGGTGTGAACTAGAGAGGTTGTAAGGGTAAGCAAGAGTTGGGCAACTGAAACTGCCGTGTAATGTAATTATTGCAAAACTATTCATCATGTTTTGGGTTGTCGACCACGGCAGGCACTTAAATGCGACGGTTTCGGCCTGTCGCCTccacacctacacacacacactcacacacacacactccctGTTTATATGTGAGGGGTTAACTAATTAGCATGTCAAAGCCATCCATATTACTTCGCAACGAACTTGCAATTTGTATCCCTCAGGTTATATGTTGGCCCTAAGGCGCAAATTCGGCTTAATTATGCCCTTATACTATACTCATATAAGCCTTTTCTATGACAACAAATTGTTCATACCCACACACTTaaactcaaacacacacacgcacgcataGTATATCCTTTGATTAATCCTTTGTCAATGACTTCTTACTGGGGGCAAGAAACCAATTTACTTACAATGCCATTCAAAAATGTCTTCAGTCTGTGAGTGAAAATGAACATaaaaagcaagcaaacgaCCGTAccatataatataaaattttaaatggctttaattaaattagttCTGAACAGTAACGGGAAGAGATAAGAAAGGAAAGAGAGACAAGAGAGCGGCCAACCATAAACAAGGTCAGTAAAGGAATTTCACAGCAAATTGTCGAATGAAAACTTTAATTTGCACACTTTGAGTAAAGTAAATTCAATTCGTTGCAATGGAAAATCAATTGTTCAGGTTTATTTAAGCATTGCTTTCTTCAGAATTCATTGCTTCGCCCTTGCCAATGCCATCCTCCCCTCCCCTTCCCCCCTTATGCCGATGTCTGCGCTGCAAGCCGTATTTGTGATCGTGGTGTGTGTATTTGCCAGTTTTGCCGCGCTTGCGTATACAGCGATTATTTTTGGCCAAAACTTCATTGGGGCGACAATGGCGTCCTGTTCTGAGCAATCGGCCTGGCATATGGACACTGTGACGTGGACGATTGTGACCGAGAATTCGTGGGCCATTAGCGGCCCCAGATTGCTTGCCACGTCCTCCTCCTCGTCGTTTATGTTGCTTATGCCCAGAATCATTTGTGGTATCAACCGTGTCGAAGTCGCCATAGCCATGTCCAGGTTTAATCACCTGATTGCCCTTCATATGACTGTGTGCAATGACCACGCGCTTAGAAGGGTCGCGACGTGGCGGTTCCTTTTGGGCGGAACATCCATAGGCGGTCAAGATCTCGCCTGGTGCACAGGTCACAGTCTCACCTTCAACGCCAGCTTTTTCTTTCGCTTTGTCAAGATTCTCGTCGGCCCATGAACGTACGAGGACACTGTCCAGAAAGGTTTCACGATCAACACAACCTTTGTTTACGGTTTGAACCTCGCTCGGTAAGCACTTTTTCGCCGGCGTCTTAGTCGCAGTCGTATTAGTCGTAGTcgtagtagtagtagtcgtTTCTGTTTCATTGGTAGTTACAGATGGAGTTACCAAGACAAAATATATTAGCAACGATAGTGTAGAGCTTTGCCAttgttttagtaaattcatTTTGCCTCACTCAATGCCCGTTAAAGATTCGTTTGATGACTATGGGGGAAAATctttttagaaatttaaaaaacaatcgCAATTCGTGAAAACAGTGCGGCATGAAATGGCAAATCAATGGCGAGACAAATCAATTCCTTCA is a window encoding:
- the LOC6646933 gene encoding uncharacterized protein LOC6646933, whose protein sequence is MNLLKQWQSSTLSLLIYFVLVTPSVTTNETETTTTTTTTTNTTATKTPAKKCLPSEVQTVNKGCVDRETFLDSVLVRSWADENLDKAKEKAGVEGETVTCAPGEILTAYGCSAQKEPPRRDPSKRVVIAHSHMKGNQVIKPGHGYGDFDTVDTTNDSGHKQHKRRGGGRGKQSGAANGPRILGHNRPRHSVHMPGRLLRTGRHCRPNEVLAKNNRCIRKRGKTGKYTHHDHKYGLQRRHRHKGGRGGEDGIGKGEAMNSEESNA